A DNA window from Streptomyces sp. B21-083 contains the following coding sequences:
- a CDS encoding bifunctional RNase H/acid phosphatase, producing the protein MREFIVEADGGSRGNPGPAGYGSVVIDAATGETLVEAAEYIGIATNNVAEYRGLVAGLRAAHQLDPNATVNVRMDSKLVVEQMSGRWKIKHPDMKPLAAEAARVFSVVGQVTYEWIPRGKNKHADRLANEAMDAGKRGEQWSASTSTAELDAGVSSSAADADTGAATKVAAGWSAPADLGPPATFVLLRHGETLLTPQKRFSGSGGTDPSLSDVGRDQAERVADSLARRGTIEAIVASPLARTRQTAAAVATRLGLDVTIDDGLRETDFGAWEGLTFGEVRERYPDDMNAWLASPKAEPTGGGESFAATARRMAVTRDKLIAAHAGRTVLLVTHVTPIKTLVRLALGAPPESLFRMELSAASLSAIAYYTDGNASVRLFNDTSHLR; encoded by the coding sequence GTGCGGGAGTTCATCGTCGAGGCCGACGGCGGTTCCCGGGGCAACCCGGGGCCCGCGGGCTACGGCTCCGTCGTCATCGACGCGGCCACGGGCGAGACGCTGGTGGAGGCGGCCGAGTACATCGGCATCGCCACGAACAACGTCGCCGAGTACCGGGGCCTGGTCGCCGGCCTGCGCGCGGCCCACCAGCTGGACCCGAACGCCACCGTCAACGTCCGTATGGACTCCAAGCTGGTCGTCGAGCAGATGTCCGGCCGCTGGAAGATCAAGCACCCGGACATGAAGCCCCTGGCGGCGGAGGCGGCCCGGGTGTTCTCGGTCGTCGGACAGGTGACGTACGAGTGGATCCCGCGCGGTAAGAACAAGCACGCGGACCGCTTGGCGAACGAGGCGATGGACGCGGGCAAGCGCGGCGAACAGTGGTCGGCGTCCACGTCGACGGCGGAACTGGACGCGGGCGTCAGCTCCTCGGCCGCCGACGCCGACACCGGGGCCGCCACGAAGGTGGCCGCCGGCTGGTCCGCGCCCGCCGATCTCGGCCCGCCCGCGACCTTCGTACTCCTGCGCCACGGCGAGACCCTCCTCACCCCCCAGAAGCGCTTCTCGGGCAGCGGCGGTACCGATCCGTCCCTCTCGGACGTGGGCCGGGACCAGGCCGAGCGGGTCGCCGACTCGCTGGCCCGGCGCGGCACGATCGAGGCGATCGTCGCCTCCCCGCTGGCCCGCACCCGGCAGACCGCCGCAGCCGTGGCGACCCGCCTCGGCCTCGACGTCACCATCGACGACGGCCTGCGCGAGACGGACTTCGGCGCGTGGGAGGGGCTGACGTTCGGCGAGGTGCGCGAGCGCTACCCGGACGACATGAACGCCTGGTTGGCCTCCCCGAAGGCCGAACCGACGGGCGGCGGCGAGAGCTTCGCGGCCACCGCACGCCGGATGGCCGTCACCCGCGACAAGCTGATCGCGGCCCACGCCGGCCGTACGGTCCTGCTGGTCACCCACGTGACCCCCATCAAGACCCTCGTCCGCCTGGCCCTGGGCGCCCCGCCCGAGTCCCTGTTCCGCATGGAACTCTCGGCGGCCTCGCTGTCAGCGATCGCCTACTACACGGACGGCAACGCGAGCGTACGGCTCTTCAACGACACGTCTCACCTGCGCTGA
- a CDS encoding zinc ribbon domain-containing protein translates to MNAEPADQIRLLDVQALDVRLQQLAHKRKSLPEHAEIESLTKDLTQLRDLLVAATTEESDCAREQTKAEQDVDQVRQRATRDQQRLDSGAVSSSKDLENLQREIVSLAKRQGDLEDIVLEVMERRESAQERVAELTERVGAVQGKIDDATARREAAYESLAGEVGTATKEREVISGSVPDDLLKLYDKLRQQQGGVGAARLFQRRCEGCRLELNITEVNEVKAAPRDAVLRCENCRRILVRTSESGL, encoded by the coding sequence CTGAACGCCGAGCCCGCCGACCAGATCCGCCTTCTCGACGTCCAGGCCCTCGACGTACGCCTCCAGCAGCTCGCGCACAAGCGCAAGTCGCTGCCGGAGCACGCCGAGATCGAGTCGCTGACCAAGGACCTCACGCAGCTGCGCGACCTGCTGGTGGCCGCGACGACCGAGGAGAGCGACTGCGCCCGCGAGCAGACCAAGGCCGAGCAGGACGTGGACCAGGTGCGGCAGCGCGCCACCCGCGACCAGCAGCGCCTGGACTCCGGCGCCGTCAGCTCCTCGAAGGACCTGGAGAACCTCCAGCGCGAGATCGTCTCCCTCGCCAAGCGGCAGGGCGACCTGGAGGACATCGTCCTGGAGGTCATGGAGCGCCGTGAGTCCGCGCAGGAGCGGGTCGCGGAACTGACCGAGCGGGTCGGTGCCGTCCAGGGCAAGATCGACGACGCGACCGCCCGGCGCGAGGCGGCCTACGAGTCCCTCGCCGGTGAGGTCGGCACGGCGACGAAGGAGCGCGAGGTCATCTCGGGTTCGGTGCCAGACGACCTCCTCAAGCTGTACGACAAGCTGCGCCAGCAGCAGGGCGGAGTCGGCGCCGCCCGTCTCTTCCAGCGCCGCTGCGAGGGCTGCCGCCTGGAGCTGAACATCACCGAGGTCAACGAGGTGAAGGCCGCCCCCCGCGACGCCGTACTGCGCTGCGAGAACTGCCGCCGCATCCTGGTGCGCACGTCGGAATCGGGACTGTAA
- a CDS encoding Nif3-like dinuclear metal center hexameric protein, translated as MPRLSEVIAALDALWPPGRAESWDAVGTVVGDPDQEISRVLFAVDPVQGIVDEAVKLGADLLVTHHPLYLRGTTTVAADTFKGRVVHTLIKHDIALHVAHTNADRADPGVSDALAGALDLRVVRPLVPDPSDPAGRRGLGRVCELDHPLTVREFAARAAERLPATAQGIRVAGDPEALIRTVAVSGGSGDSLFDDVRAAGVDAFLTADLRHHPASEARAHSAHGAGASTGSGSGTHNPLALLDAAHWATEWPWCELAAAQLDEISDRNGWGLRVHVSATVTDPWTAHAASTATSEALGAPN; from the coding sequence GTGCCCCGTCTGTCTGAAGTCATCGCCGCGCTGGACGCCCTCTGGCCCCCCGGGCGGGCCGAGTCCTGGGACGCGGTCGGCACGGTCGTGGGCGACCCCGACCAGGAGATCTCCAGGGTCCTGTTCGCCGTGGACCCCGTCCAGGGCATCGTCGACGAGGCCGTGAAGCTGGGCGCCGACCTGCTGGTCACCCACCATCCGCTCTATCTGCGCGGGACGACCACGGTCGCGGCGGACACCTTCAAGGGCCGGGTCGTGCACACCCTCATCAAGCACGACATCGCCCTCCACGTCGCCCACACCAACGCCGACCGCGCCGACCCCGGAGTCAGCGACGCCCTCGCCGGCGCCCTCGACCTGAGGGTCGTACGACCGCTCGTACCGGACCCCTCCGACCCCGCCGGCCGGCGCGGCCTCGGCCGGGTCTGCGAGCTGGACCACCCGCTGACCGTCCGCGAGTTCGCCGCCCGCGCCGCCGAACGGCTGCCCGCGACGGCGCAGGGCATCCGGGTCGCCGGAGACCCCGAGGCCCTCATCCGTACGGTCGCCGTCAGCGGCGGCTCCGGCGACAGCCTCTTCGACGACGTACGCGCGGCCGGTGTCGACGCCTTCCTCACCGCGGACCTGCGCCACCACCCGGCGTCGGAGGCCCGCGCCCACAGTGCCCACGGCGCTGGCGCCAGCACCGGCTCTGGCAGCGGCACCCACAACCCCCTCGCGCTGCTCGACGCGGCGCACTGGGCCACCGAGTGGCCCTGGTGCGAGCTGGCCGCCGCCCAGCTCGACGAGATCTCCGACCGGAACGGATGGGGCCTTCGGGTCCATGTCTCCGCCACGGTCACCGACCCCTGGACCGCCCACGCGGCGTCCACCGCCACCTCTGAAGCACTGGGAGCCCCCAACTGA